A genome region from Clostridium sp. JN-9 includes the following:
- the nudC gene encoding NAD(+) diphosphatase, which yields MNEKVFTINNKQIYYIIYNGKKLLVKKNNEILTLPDTNDINTLKINIDNSRPLFTKSNLYYEKTDAVNLLYNFKFVDLRPYIPLMDYITMKSVLRALHLINWNNSNIFCGKCGSRLEDKKDETAKICPDCGNIIYPTICPATITAITKDHKILLAHNNNFSNDIHSVIAGFVEPGENFEDCVKREIYEEVGIRVKNIKYFGSQPWPFPFSLMTAFTAEYESGDIKVDGIEIGHADWYSKDNLPQIPRKGSISRDLIDNWLKNI from the coding sequence ATGAATGAAAAAGTTTTTACTATTAATAATAAACAAATATATTACATAATTTATAATGGAAAGAAACTGCTGGTGAAAAAAAATAATGAAATTTTAACTCTGCCTGATACAAATGATATAAATACATTAAAAATAAATATAGATAATTCCAGGCCTTTATTTACTAAAAGTAACTTATATTATGAAAAAACTGATGCAGTTAATCTTCTTTATAATTTTAAATTTGTGGATTTAAGGCCTTACATTCCACTAATGGATTACATAACAATGAAATCAGTTTTAAGAGCCCTTCACTTAATTAATTGGAATAATTCTAATATATTCTGCGGAAAATGCGGTTCAAGGCTTGAAGATAAAAAGGATGAAACAGCAAAAATATGCCCTGACTGTGGGAATATTATATATCCAACTATCTGCCCTGCAACTATTACTGCAATTACCAAAGACCATAAAATTTTATTAGCACACAATAACAATTTCAGTAATGATATTCATAGTGTTATTGCAGGATTTGTAGAACCTGGTGAAAATTTTGAAGATTGTGTTAAAAGAGAAATCTATGAAGAGGTAGGAATCCGTGTTAAAAACATAAAATATTTTGGAAGTCAGCCTTGGCCTTTTCCCTTCTCCCTTATGACAGCATTTACTGCTGAATATGAAAGCGGTGATATTAAAGTAGATGGAATTGAAATAGGACATGCTGATTGGTATAGTAAAGATAACCTGCCTCAAATTCCAAGGAAGGGTTCCATAAGCAGAGATTTAATTGACAACTGGCTTAAAAATATTTAA
- a CDS encoding NAD(P)/FAD-dependent oxidoreductase has product MYDVLIIGAGVVGTNIARELSKYKLKVCIIDKSDDVSNGASKANSGIVHGGYDDEPGTLKAKLCVKGNRMYEQLDKELNFGYRQTGSLVIGFSEEDKAHLKKLYEYGLANGVEGMEIIGREKVIEMEPYINKDVKYALYCKNAGVTSPYEFVIALAENAVKNGVDLRLNTEATGIEKQGSIFKVKTNNGLFETKYLINAAGVRSDEVSEMAGVSNFKIIPRRGEYILFSKDQSYLVNSVVFQVPTKKGKGILVTTTYHGNLMLGPDAQQVAEKDDVTTDEETLRYILAAAEKSIKGFNLSHAITSFAGVRPTNTRKDFIIEETEVKGFINVAGIDSPGLTSSPAIAKMVVDILKNSGLELIKNDNFDPYRKPIIVKKDKNFKGDINSQIPEKHIICRCETVTEAEIVDALHRGIYVKSIDAIKRRTRAGMGQCQGNFCQPRVRALIARELGIAEDEVTKRGPGSSILPKRVERKEYRKLNH; this is encoded by the coding sequence ATGTATGATGTTTTAATTATTGGTGCTGGAGTTGTTGGTACTAATATCGCAAGGGAACTGTCAAAATATAAATTGAAGGTCTGCATTATTGATAAGTCAGATGATGTGAGCAATGGCGCATCTAAAGCAAACAGCGGGATTGTACATGGAGGATATGACGATGAGCCAGGCACTTTAAAGGCAAAGCTATGTGTCAAAGGAAATAGAATGTACGAGCAATTAGATAAGGAATTAAACTTTGGATATAGACAAACTGGTTCTCTGGTTATTGGTTTTTCAGAAGAAGATAAAGCACATCTAAAAAAACTTTATGAATATGGCCTGGCAAATGGAGTGGAAGGCATGGAGATAATAGGCAGAGAAAAAGTTATTGAAATGGAACCATATATTAATAAAGATGTTAAGTATGCTTTATACTGTAAAAATGCAGGGGTAACATCTCCCTATGAATTTGTAATTGCCCTTGCAGAAAATGCAGTTAAAAATGGAGTTGACTTAAGGCTTAACACAGAGGCTACCGGCATTGAAAAACAAGGCAGCATTTTTAAAGTTAAAACAAATAATGGATTATTTGAAACTAAATATTTAATAAATGCAGCAGGAGTAAGAAGTGATGAAGTTTCTGAAATGGCTGGGGTTTCAAATTTTAAGATAATACCAAGAAGAGGAGAATATATTTTATTCAGTAAGGATCAGTCCTATTTAGTTAATAGTGTTGTGTTTCAGGTTCCAACTAAAAAAGGAAAGGGTATTCTTGTTACAACTACTTATCATGGCAATTTAATGCTTGGTCCTGATGCTCAGCAGGTTGCTGAAAAAGATGATGTAACAACTGATGAAGAAACACTAAGGTATATTTTAGCTGCAGCAGAAAAGTCCATAAAAGGATTTAACTTAAGCCATGCAATAACATCATTTGCAGGGGTAAGACCAACAAATACCAGAAAGGACTTCATTATAGAAGAAACTGAGGTAAAGGGATTTATAAATGTAGCTGGTATTGACTCTCCAGGCTTAACATCATCACCAGCCATTGCAAAAATGGTAGTAGATATATTAAAAAATTCAGGGCTTGAATTAATAAAAAATGATAATTTTGATCCATATAGGAAGCCTATTATAGTTAAAAAGGATAAAAATTTTAAAGGAGATATAAATTCTCAAATACCTGAAAAACATATTATCTGCAGATGTGAGACTGTAACTGAAGCAGAAATTGTAGATGCACTTCACAGAGGAATATATGTAAAATCAATTGATGCCATAAAAAGAAGAACAAGAGCAGGTATGGGGCAGTGTCAGGGTAACTTCTGTCAGCCAAGGGTAAGAGCACTTATAGCCAGAGAATTAGGCATTGCTGAAGATGAAGTTACTAAAAGAGGGCCAGGTTCTTCTATACTGCCTAAAAGGGTAGAAAGAAAGGAATACAGAAAGTTGAATCATTAA
- a CDS encoding DNA topoisomerase III translates to MGKILVLAEKPSVGRDLAKVLKCNQKGNGCLIGSKYIVTWALGHLVTLADPDVYDEKYKNWKMEDLPMLPKSMKLVVIKQTSKQFAAVKALLGRKDIDELIIATDAGREGELVARWIIEKAHFRKPTKRLWISSQTDRAIHEGFANLKPSKDYDNLFLSAQCRSEADWLVGLNVTRALTCKHNAQLSAGRVQTPTLAMIVEREDQIKRFKPRDYYSVTAYTKEFSLQWQDKQGKSSTFNEETADQVVNKVSNHNITISQVTESEKKRYSPALYDLTELQRDANRLYGYSAKQTLSIMQRLYENYKVLTYPRTDSRYISRDVISTLPERLKAVSFGQYSRFTAEILRNKIKPSKNFVDDSKVSDHHAIIPTEESINISNLNIEERHIYELVIKRFLSVLMDPFEYMQITVKAEAEGEVFTARGKVVKSNGWRSLYDREHMEDSDEGNDNIKEQMLPAIKKGDIIKLISVKKNKSQTKPPARFNEGTLLTAMENPQKFVAMDKESSKTLGETGGLGTVATRADIIEKLYNTFYIEKRGKEIFPTSKGKQLIELVPEDLKSPLLTAKWEKELELISKGRLNGGTFVNNMRSYAVKIVDDVKKSNEKFVHDNITGKKCPVCGKYMLEVSSKNGKMLICQDRQCGHRENLSRFTNVRCPECHKKMELRGEGAGQIYVCTNCTFREKLSSFNKRFKENDGKLNKREVNRYINKINKENDAPMNSALADALAKLKLK, encoded by the coding sequence ATGGGAAAAATTTTAGTTTTAGCCGAAAAACCTTCTGTAGGAAGAGATTTAGCAAAAGTTTTAAAATGTAATCAAAAGGGTAACGGGTGCTTAATTGGAAGCAAATACATAGTTACCTGGGCACTTGGCCACTTAGTTACATTAGCAGATCCTGATGTATATGATGAAAAATATAAGAACTGGAAAATGGAAGATCTGCCTATGCTTCCAAAATCAATGAAGCTGGTTGTAATTAAGCAGACATCTAAACAGTTTGCAGCTGTAAAAGCTCTGCTTGGACGAAAGGATATTGATGAGCTTATTATTGCAACTGATGCAGGACGTGAAGGTGAATTAGTTGCAAGATGGATTATTGAAAAGGCTCACTTTAGAAAACCTACTAAAAGACTTTGGATATCCTCTCAAACGGATAGGGCTATCCATGAGGGATTTGCAAATCTTAAGCCTTCAAAGGATTATGATAATCTTTTCCTGTCAGCTCAGTGCCGTTCTGAGGCAGACTGGCTTGTGGGATTAAATGTAACAAGGGCATTAACATGTAAGCACAATGCTCAGCTTTCTGCAGGAAGAGTGCAGACACCTACATTAGCTATGATTGTTGAAAGGGAAGATCAAATTAAAAGATTTAAGCCAAGAGACTACTATAGTGTTACAGCTTATACCAAAGAATTTTCACTTCAGTGGCAGGATAAACAGGGCAAAAGCAGTACTTTTAATGAAGAAACAGCAGATCAGGTTGTTAATAAAGTAAGTAATCACAATATTACAATATCCCAGGTTACTGAAAGTGAAAAGAAAAGATATTCACCTGCACTTTACGATTTAACTGAATTACAAAGGGATGCCAACAGATTATATGGGTATTCTGCAAAGCAGACTCTTTCAATAATGCAGAGATTATATGAAAACTATAAAGTACTTACATACCCAAGAACAGATTCAAGATACATATCAAGGGATGTAATCAGCACTTTACCTGAAAGATTAAAGGCAGTATCCTTTGGTCAGTACAGCAGATTTACTGCAGAAATATTAAGAAATAAAATTAAGCCAAGCAAAAATTTTGTAGATGATAGTAAAGTATCAGATCATCATGCCATAATTCCAACTGAGGAAAGTATTAATATTTCAAATCTAAATATTGAAGAAAGACATATTTATGAATTAGTAATAAAGAGATTTTTAAGTGTACTCATGGATCCTTTTGAGTATATGCAGATAACTGTAAAAGCAGAGGCTGAAGGTGAGGTATTTACTGCCAGGGGTAAAGTAGTTAAATCAAATGGCTGGAGATCACTTTATGATAGAGAGCATATGGAAGACAGTGATGAAGGAAATGATAATATTAAAGAGCAAATGCTTCCAGCAATTAAAAAAGGTGATATCATAAAATTAATTTCTGTAAAGAAAAATAAATCTCAAACAAAACCACCTGCTAGGTTTAATGAGGGTACTTTACTTACTGCCATGGAAAATCCACAAAAGTTTGTGGCGATGGATAAAGAAAGTTCAAAAACTTTAGGTGAAACAGGGGGACTTGGAACAGTTGCAACAAGAGCTGACATAATAGAAAAGCTTTATAATACATTTTATATAGAAAAAAGAGGCAAAGAAATATTTCCAACTTCTAAGGGAAAGCAGCTCATTGAATTAGTACCTGAGGATTTAAAATCACCTCTTTTAACAGCAAAATGGGAGAAAGAGCTAGAGTTAATAAGTAAGGGAAGACTCAATGGAGGTACTTTTGTTAATAATATGAGGTCATATGCTGTTAAGATAGTTGATGATGTAAAAAAGAGCAATGAAAAATTTGTTCATGACAATATAACTGGAAAGAAATGCCCGGTATGCGGGAAATATATGCTGGAGGTCAGCAGTAAAAATGGTAAAATGCTGATATGTCAGGACAGACAATGCGGACATAGAGAAAATTTAAGCAGGTTCACTAATGTAAGATGTCCTGAATGCCATAAAAAAATGGAATTAAGAGGTGAGGGTGCAGGACAAATATATGTATGCACAAATTGTACCTTTAGGGAAAAGCTTTCATCATTTAATAAAAGATTTAAAGAAAATGATGGTAAGCTTAACAAAAGAGAAGTAAACAGATATATAAATAAAATTAATAAAGAAAATGATGCTCCAATGAATTCAGCTCTGGCAGATGCACTAGCTAAGCTGAAGCTGAAATAG
- a CDS encoding VOC family protein: protein MKLNKIHHIAIICSDYNKSKDFYTNILGLKVIKETYRKERHSYKLDLSVADNYQVELFSFPNAPKRLSYPEACGLRHLAFEVDNIESTVDELKSRNITVEAVRFDEITGKKFVFFNDPDNLPIELYEK from the coding sequence GTGAAATTAAATAAAATCCATCATATAGCCATCATTTGCTCTGATTACAATAAGTCTAAGGATTTTTACACAAATATATTAGGCCTTAAGGTAATAAAGGAAACTTATAGGAAAGAAAGGCACTCCTACAAATTAGATTTATCAGTTGCTGATAATTATCAAGTGGAATTATTTTCATTTCCCAATGCACCGAAAAGGCTAAGTTATCCTGAAGCTTGTGGTTTAAGACATTTGGCTTTTGAGGTTGATAATATTGAAAGCACTGTGGACGAATTAAAAAGCAGGAATATAACCGTGGAAGCCGTTAGATTTGATGAAATAACTGGTAAGAAATTTGTTTTTTTTAACGATCCTGATAATTTACCAATAGAATTATATGAAAAATAG
- a CDS encoding TraX family protein translates to MDSFKLKLLACLFMFIDHAGFILFPKMIILRLIGRMAFPLFAWFISEGYIHTGNFKKYILRLSIFAIALESPFILFSSYFQSAGIDTLNIFFTLSLGLLSIYAYDKAENNLSKVLFPAIIALSAQLIKADYGFYGVITILLFYIFNNNFFKTALYQIIFNLIYAGALISYNLINNTAIDSFVILQMYSLFSLLFIKLYNKKQGKKMKYFFYIFYPAHIILLYLISEL, encoded by the coding sequence ATGGATTCATTTAAGTTAAAACTGTTAGCTTGTTTATTTATGTTTATAGATCATGCGGGTTTTATTTTATTTCCTAAAATGATTATTTTAAGATTAATAGGAAGAATGGCATTTCCTCTATTTGCCTGGTTTATAAGTGAAGGATATATACATACAGGGAATTTTAAAAAGTATATACTAAGGTTATCTATATTTGCTATAGCTTTAGAATCTCCATTTATACTATTTAGTTCTTACTTTCAGTCGGCAGGAATAGATACTTTGAATATTTTCTTCACACTTTCTTTAGGGCTTTTAAGTATTTATGCTTATGATAAAGCCGAAAACAATTTGTCAAAAGTACTTTTTCCTGCAATAATAGCATTATCAGCTCAACTTATTAAAGCAGATTATGGATTTTATGGTGTAATAACTATTTTATTATTTTATATATTTAATAATAATTTCTTCAAAACTGCATTATATCAAATTATATTTAATTTAATTTATGCTGGAGCATTAATTTCTTATAATCTTATAAATAACACAGCCATTGATTCATTTGTAATTTTACAGATGTATTCTCTATTTTCACTATTATTTATAAAATTATATAATAAAAAACAGGGTAAAAAGATGAAATACTTTTTCTACATCTTTTACCCTGCACATATTATACTTTTATATTTAATCAGTGAATTATAG
- a CDS encoding ABC transporter permease: MKIKAKIKNFFYGFIIVNILWYIIAKLVMLPVIQNPLKVYANIITNFYSAMFIHIAYSLFRVFSGVCIALIIGMSIGLIMARYKAIEKVLSPIVYFTYPVPKIALLPVVMLLLGLGELSKITMIFLIVVFQIIISTRDAVKSIPNETYNCLISLGASRFQIFNNIIMPNIASEILTTIRISLGTAISVLFFTETYGTEYGMGYYIMDAWMRVNYLDMYSGIVILSILGMLLFAAVDTAESLICKWKH, translated from the coding sequence ATGAAAATCAAAGCTAAAATTAAAAACTTTTTTTATGGATTTATTATAGTAAATATTTTATGGTATATAATAGCTAAGTTAGTTATGCTTCCAGTTATTCAGAATCCTTTAAAAGTATATGCCAATATAATAACTAACTTTTATTCTGCAATGTTTATTCATATTGCTTACAGCTTGTTCAGAGTTTTTTCAGGAGTATGTATTGCTTTAATTATAGGAATGTCCATTGGCTTAATAATGGCAAGATATAAAGCTATTGAGAAAGTCTTAAGCCCAATAGTTTATTTTACATATCCAGTACCTAAAATAGCATTGCTGCCAGTTGTAATGCTGCTGCTGGGATTAGGTGAATTATCAAAAATAACTATGATTTTCCTCATAGTGGTTTTCCAGATAATTATTTCAACAAGGGACGCTGTAAAGTCAATTCCAAATGAAACATATAATTGTTTAATTTCACTTGGTGCCAGCAGATTTCAGATATTTAATAATATAATTATGCCAAACATTGCTTCAGAAATCCTTACAACTATCAGAATTTCACTGGGTACTGCAATTTCAGTGCTGTTCTTTACTGAAACCTATGGAACGGAGTATGGCATGGGGTATTATATAATGGATGCATGGATGAGAGTAAATTACCTGGATATGTATAGTGGTATAGTTATACTAAGTATACTTGGCATGCTCTTATTTGCAGCCGTTGACACAGCGGAAAGTTTAATATGTAAATGGAAACATTAG
- a CDS encoding DUF2164 domain-containing protein, with amino-acid sequence MRNKNLIELDKETKQALISEIKEYFMQERQEEIGDLAASILLKYITENIGPAFYNKGIRDAIAYMNDRVEDMYGLEK; translated from the coding sequence ATGAGAAATAAAAATTTAATTGAATTAGACAAGGAAACAAAACAGGCCCTTATTTCAGAAATTAAGGAATATTTTATGCAGGAGAGGCAGGAAGAAATAGGTGATTTAGCTGCATCTATATTATTAAAATATATTACTGAAAATATAGGCCCTGCATTTTATAATAAGGGTATAAGGGATGCCATAGCATATATGAATGACAGAGTGGAAGACATGTACGGACTTGAAAAATAG
- a CDS encoding transposase — MLQLSKNDKDKVLEAIKEGRIDAADVSFPNLIDTIVLKMKNIGLIDKLAESFKDKRKQNKHIPFHILIALAITAKMKLKTSLTDVAFAVTDGELLSELGWNMWDTNKNLEEGLFAEGVMRNLIQKYDAEEFIESYNNYVQNVVMPSLNIAPSIHILDCTKIHVNLDNVNYENSETIKDDGKVIRGYKMGTLRGLMDDSGIIEEIVFDSIKPHDLELCRNMILKSKCLKGGDILINDRGFISRDVINFLKVEKQVDTYVPAKKNMTIYQEAVKIAISEDKWQKHPNRKRKTQEIHLVKDLGMMWQSNTPDKDVDLCACVVHDKKDNEYYVFLTTDTNKTAKQIINTYELRPEIEEDYRQIKDFWKLEDFKSTKYNFITFHIVMTLIGYMYFQLFKNMEEGNKYSGKSLPVIIKNYKEDKQKSVIIYSGQYFGVFSFIEFIQLYAGCSAEVRKLLDPTLALV; from the coding sequence CTGCTGACGTAAGTTTCCCTAATCTTATAGATACAATAGTATTAAAAATGAAAAATATAGGACTTATAGATAAATTGGCTGAAAGTTTTAAAGATAAGAGAAAACAAAATAAACATATTCCATTTCATATACTTATTGCGTTAGCAATTACAGCAAAGATGAAGCTTAAAACCAGCTTGACAGATGTCGCCTTTGCTGTGACTGATGGTGAGTTATTATCTGAACTAGGATGGAATATGTGGGATACCAATAAAAACCTTGAAGAAGGGTTATTCGCCGAAGGCGTTATGAGAAATTTAATTCAAAAATATGATGCTGAGGAATTTATAGAGTCTTATAATAATTATGTCCAAAATGTAGTTATGCCATCTCTTAACATAGCTCCATCTATACATATTCTTGATTGCACTAAAATACATGTGAATTTAGATAATGTAAATTATGAAAATTCTGAAACTATAAAAGATGATGGAAAAGTGATTCGTGGTTATAAAATGGGAACATTAAGAGGTCTTATGGATGATTCGGGAATTATAGAAGAGATAGTTTTTGATTCTATAAAGCCTCATGATTTAGAACTTTGTAGAAATATGATTTTAAAAAGTAAATGTTTAAAAGGTGGAGATATTCTCATAAATGACAGGGGATTTATTTCTCGTGATGTTATTAATTTTTTGAAGGTTGAAAAGCAAGTGGATACATATGTACCTGCAAAAAAGAACATGACAATATACCAAGAAGCTGTAAAAATAGCAATCTCCGAAGACAAGTGGCAAAAACACCCTAACAGGAAAAGGAAAACTCAAGAAATACACCTGGTTAAGGATCTAGGTATGATGTGGCAAAGTAATACACCGGATAAAGATGTTGACTTGTGCGCCTGTGTCGTTCATGATAAAAAAGATAATGAATACTATGTATTTTTAACCACAGACACAAATAAAACTGCAAAACAAATAATAAATACTTATGAACTAAGACCAGAAATTGAAGAAGACTATAGACAAATAAAAGACTTTTGGAAATTAGAAGATTTTAAGAGTACAAAATATAATTTTATAACTTTTCATATAGTTATGACACTCATTGGCTACATGTATTTTCAACTATTCAAAAACATGGAGGAGGGAAATAAGTATTCAGGCAAGTCCCTCCCTGTAATTATTAAGAATTATAAAGAAGATAAGCAAAAGTCAGTTATAATATATTCTGGTCAATATTTTGGCGTATTTTCCTTTATTGAATTTATTCAATTGTATGCTGGCTGCTCCGCAGAGGTAAGGAAACTTCTTGATCCAACCTTGGCTTTAGTATAG